TGCCCCTCATTTTGGGAACTGAACATAAATGTGAATCTTTCTGAAGTGTATGAGCATAGGTCATGGACACAACTCTGTTATTAGAAAAATCAATAGGATGTCATAATGACCGAACTTTGAGTAATACGCTAGAGTATGAATGGATTGATATAACATTATAACTCTTCCTAGACGCATCGTTATCTGATTCTTAACACTTGACttggtttctcatcttatcatcccccacttaggtGTGAAGCGTATACTCTAAAGATATGGATATATATTCTATCTTTCCTAAACAAGTGTATATTCGATTTACTCTAATACTCAAGAAAGGATAATCTCATGGCTACCTCACTCTCCATTACAGGTACTAAGATTCTTTCTAAGACCTCTTTCTTAGATACTTCTCTTAACATCTCCTCATTTGCTTATAAAGTTGCTTAGTCTAACTCTTAATAGTCTGACTTCTCCTTCTTAATATATCAATACCGCATCTCTAAGCTCATATCTACCTAACTAGAGGAAACTTGAACTATATTGAAGAGGCTCATCATTGTCTAGCCTATATAAAATCTCTTCTGCCAAACTCTTAAGGGTAATAAATAATGCTTACATCAGCCTACCCCACGTTGACAACTCAATTATACTATCTAGGCatacatgaaaaaaatcataaacttaattagaaatttttctGACACATAGGATCTcgggtacacctcttaatgctcttgctAATCTAATGACTTAGACACACTTCATTGATCTTATCTAAGAGTCATAACACAATAATTGTACAAATCACATTCATTGTAAACTAAAACCTTAATTCcccacctactctatgtcaaatATACCTGATCAAATCTCAAAACTAACATTATCtccctcatgttgccattcttttTATCGCGACACttgtctcaaattcaagattaatgTCTATAGTACTAAACATGGATATCAATATAATTGGTCACATATTATACTAACTTACGACCACAagataaaattaacaaaaactcACGCACTAAGACCTCATGATAAGTAGTCAATATTTATTTCCCAGTCTACCTATTTACATATTACCGTCACATTCTCTTTCACAACTTAGGTACTATTTACTGATTCACTATACCTCATTGTCTAATCAGTTCTATAACCCTATGAATATCATGGTGTTCTCCCttcaaaatcataagcctatCTTAAATCCATCACCCCTTGACTACTCTATCTATATGTTTTATGCCTATACTTTGTCTCAGTTACCACAATGACATATCAACATAAACATATTTTTGGTTCaagtatactctaactcatcctaacCAGTAACTATTCCTTTATCTTCTATAAATGAAATCCACATAAAATTATTGTTCCTTATCCAACACATAAGGGAAAAACACCTCGTTAATGACTTACTGGTAAATGACTACAACTACATACTTTATTCAATAACTATTCCCACCTCTTAGGTTAATACACTTCTAAATGTATACTTCTAACTATGGGCACTTCTATCACTACTAGCTCATAATATTGCAAATCACACTATATTTTTGGTGGCAATACTACCCAAGCATCTAAAACATATTTCCCTCATAAAAGGCATCACCTAAAACAAGGCTTTAAAGAAGAGAATTTAAGAGCACATCTTGCCTTTAGCTTGGATGCATGATTCATATGAATAAAGGTGCATTCTTTTGAATCATTACACTTAATGCACACTAACGGGATTCTCTCAAGCTCTCTGCAATCTGAAGACTTTATATGAAAGTAACTAATCGATAAGAATCTAGGCGTTGCTATTTCAATCACCTTGAGTATGAAGGGTAGTCAAATGGATTTGAGAAATGCACGAGTGTAAATAAGTTCATTATGGCACAATTCTATTGCatgattaagagtatgaaaaaatgaaacttttcttaaatgtctgtaatccctcatttatagaagtggggtcctcacaaccataaataataatgacacgacttcatagacaccctaggaaaCTTGAACttaggctttgataccaagtttttcactccccgagcctacaacTTAGACGTGGTCTGTACTCGAGAACCATTCTTGGTCCCCAAGAAAATCCTTGTCCTAGGAAAAAGACTAACTCAAGTATACACAAGCATCAAAACTAAAGAATGGTTTAAAACAActtactgaatctcaaaactgtttgaaaatactaaatataaaacataaagtttttaaataaaatatctgaaactgaATAGTGAAAGACTTTCAAAAATtgtctatctataaagcctctatgGTATTAAGATAGTTGTCAGGATAAGACCCATGACACCTCAAAATGCTATTActaacaaatcataaaaaacttgtgtcctccgaaagcaaggaggtctCACCAAAAGCTGACGAGTGGATGATGTGATCTTAATGGAACAATTGTTGATGATCTTAAGAACCTGAATATgtatcatgaaaagatgcaggtcgaatgacatcagtacattgaatgtacaggTAATAGGgttgaataaaagaaataactaaACTGAGAGATTGAACGTGACTCAACTAAAGAACAATATAAATCATGATGAATATCATTTAAACTCGTTCTGTAAGAATGCAACAATAGTAAATACTTAACTGaaaaatgtaaataaaaatatactttactttactttactgGGGATTTTCTCTAACccacaaccatcactatgagcttcgtgatgatacaacgtctaacCCACATTATGAGAGCCTCCCTATACCTTACCAGAGTATAGAACATAATTGAACTGATGGATCCACTAAGAAGCCTTCTTGAGGTAGGTGAGGAGTTGCTCATTTTGTGGTACTATCCTATCAACACTGGCTATGtagtttatgggggctgtgagttatctgaactctccctGAATCGAAGCTCAATattactactcccaaaatatataaatgtatgcTCATGTAAAATAATTACTGGGGTTGAGACAATTACTCAAAAAGACCTTTAAAGAGGTAACTGAAGTATACCCGATCTTTCTGAAATACTCTAGAAACTCTTTATACCCTTATGTATTCTCTtttcaatattaaaaatagtacttttttaaGGGATACCTGAACTTTTCTTTATCTGActgaaatgtttttgaaaaccgtttatgtttttcttaaaaGTAGTTATTTTCTCTAAGTGAAAATAGTACTTATGGAACTATTTGTATTCccttaaactcttctcaaaaGATACTTTAAAATACTCCTCAACTcactttaaaattcaaaaatcaatgcACAAAAATAAAGGCACAAAGGCTTCTCATCAACTACGGTTCATACAAAATATAAGAATAACAACAACTCAGGGATATCAATACATATAATATTGCAATCTCATAATCTAAGAATTTAGAACTCACAAGAACACAACTTATATCTAGAATTTCATAAAATTGAGGGTAGAATACTAAACTAAATTGAACTCTTACTGACTAAAATTTTGAGGTAGCACatgaggatgaactagtccaacactatgaataACCTTAAATACCTGGAAAAAATAATGTTCttgaagaaatttgaaaaagaacttgattggaagagttgaaaccctagcttttgtcTTCCTTGCAGTTTTCATGAAGAGTGAAGAAGAATCTTGGATTGAAAACCTTAGGATTATTGAAGAGAATCTTAAACTTGGAGCCTTTTGGTCTTGAGAAATTGGAGAaatcctttcttggagttctCTATCTTTGTAAGAATGAGAATTGGAGACTATGAGAGTTGCTATACGTATAATGATGTAATTACGTTGTAAGATGGAGAAAAAGACGGCAACAAAAAAAtccttttcttctctcttctctctcgtTGAAAGCTCACTAAAAAATTCTCTCTTATGTGCTAATGTCTTTTAACGACAAATACTAATGAGAAATTGAATAATTCTCTCAAATCATCCTATTTATAGAATGATATTTTTTCCTAAAGGTAAAACCAACTCCAAATAGgactaaaattttaataattttccaAATAGGATTGGGaaccaaaaaagagaaaaactaCAATCCTTTTTCAAATAGGACTAATTCGTGGTCCTTTGGTTGGGACATGGGACATGTGCCATAGCCCAATAAATTAAAGTGTAGCTTTGATGTTAAGGGTATAACGAGAATAAAATGGGTAGAAATTGTCAATATTGCCTCAACCATCCATGTGAAATGACTTAATTGTCCCTGCTTTGCACATTCTGCTCACAAGCTTTCCGCCCAAAATCTTTTCCCTATaatcatatattactaaaatcTTTTCCCTATTAATTTCAACATTGAGtgttattttaattattgtaattatagGTTACCAATGAAAgaataataaactaaaaaacTTTTGATTTCCTTCCGTTACCAATTTAACTAGATAATGAATCATCTTATttgttatcttaaatttttCTCACTAATCAACTTATTATAAATGGAATAATCAACCCCTTCCTGACTCCTCATTAgaagaaataataaagaaaagttgaagaTTTCTACAAAGGTATGTTCATTTTATTTGGTCGTTTTCTATGATtgttcataaaaatatatattcctCTTCGTGTATTTCTAAGCACTatccaatttttcttttattgtgcttCTTTGTCTTTGTCGAATAATTATAATGAGTTTAATCTCTATAATGAGGAACCTCAAAAATCATTGTCAAGGATCCTTGCTTCTATATAAGCTTTTAGAGTTTTCAGATGAATCCATACGCTTGTACCTAATAATATCAAAATGTTACTCATTCTACACTTTAACTACCTAATCATTTGTCGTTATTTGATTTTATAGATTCAGACAATAAATAATCATTAGTCATTTAACAAAGAAGTCGTTTGAAAACTTGAATTATTCATGAATTTCAGCCTGCATTATTTCACTTTGACCTTTTTGTTATTCATTTCTACTATCAGTGTGTTATTTAGTTAGGACATACGTGCAAAGCACGTGTCTGAGAACTAGTAAATCATGAAGTGGTCAGTGCGTTACCTTAAAACAAGTATTAAGGTTTCTAAAAATTATACCAAAGTCCAATAAAAGTCGGAAAATGGCTTAGTAACAAAAAGAGAACGTTACGTGCAACCAAAAATAGGACAATCATTGTTAATACTAAGTCAACATAGAGTTATGAAGTTGATGAGTAGTTTATTACTAGGTTGAAAGATATTCATGGCTAGTGCTTCACTGACTAGTGAGGACCATTTAATGTGTTTCAGTTGGTGGGCCTTTGTTTACCTGATTTACATGTGAGGTTGGTGAAATGCATCATCAACCTATTATTGGTGTTGGCATCAATATACACTGCTTAACTAATGCTTTTAATGTTTTTAGTAGGAActcaataatataaatatgtgCACACATGTTTATGATTATTTGTTGAAGCTTTCGTGTGTGTGCtgttttctttattcttttctttatatatacagACTCAGACATGTTtatcaatatttatatattgagtGTAAGTAGGAGTGGTGTTTAAAGAGGGTGGCATTAGTACACTAATAGTGGAGGCTAAGAAAAGTAGAGGGCTATCTTTATTAGAgaaataaactatgtaaaagaAAGGGGGCAGAATGTGTAGTACCCTTCTTATATATTTGATTCTTGTTCATTAACTCTTCTTATACCACCCCCTCACAAAATTGTTTTACTCTTTCTTCCTTGTGGCTAGGAATACTAGACAAATAACAATGGTGACCAAGAAACCAAAAGTTGTGATAATAGGTGCAGGAATGGCAGGTCTTACAGCAGCTAACAAGCTGTACACAAGTGCAGGCTCTAAAGAATTTATAGAGCTTTGTGTTGTGGAGGGTGGTAATAGGATTGGTGGAAGGATTATAACTTCAGAGTTTGTTGGGAGTAGAATTGAGATGGGTGCTACTTGGATCCATGGAATTGGGGGTAGCCCTGTTTACAAGATAGCTCAAGAGATTAACTCACTTCATTCAGAGAAGCCTTGGGAGtgtatggatgagttcttggaTGACCCATTGACAATAGCTGAAGGAGGTTATCACCTCAATTCTTCTCTTGTTGACCCCATATGTAACCTTTTCAAGAATCTGATGGATTTTGCTCAAGGGAAACCTAATGTCCAATTTCCTCAAAGTAACATAGGGAATCTTAGTATTGGTTCTTTCCTAAGGAAAGGGCTTGATGCTTACTGGGGTTCAATAAAAGAACAAGAGGAAACACTGGGGTTTGATAACTGCACAAGAAAATCACTGGAGGAAGGTATTTTTGCAATGCTTGAGAACACACAAAGGACTTACACATCAGCTGGTGATTTGGAGACTCTAGATTTTAATGCAGAAAGTGAGTATCGCATGTTTCCAGGGAAAGAGATAACCATTGCCAAAGGTTACTCGACTATAGTTGAATCTTTGGCATCTGTTCTGCCAGCTGGTATGATTCAATTAGGCCGAAAGGTCACAAAAATTGAATGGCAACCTGATGATGGTGAAAACTGTGATGTTACTAAGCCAGTAAAGATACATTTTTGTGATGGATCAATCATGTATGCTGATCATGTGATTGTGACAGTTTCACTTGGTGTTCTAAAACAAGGGATTGGCGATAATACTGGTATGTTTAGTCCTCCACTACCTAGATTTAAGACAGAAGCAATCTCAAGGCTTGGTTTTGGTGTTGTTAACAAACTATTCTTGCAACTAAGTCCAAACAGGGATGAAGCTATGAAGTTTCCCAACTTGCAGATGGTGTTTCATCAGTCAGACTCAAAACTAAGGCATCCAAGAATCCCCTGGTGGATGAGGAGGACAGCTTCTTTATGTCCTATCTATGGAACTTCAAATGTTCTATTGTCATGGTTTGCAGGGAAAGAGGCTCTTGAGCTTGAATCACTTAGTGATGAAGAGATCATTGATGGATTCTCAACAATGATCTCCAATTTACTTGAAAACTCAAAAAACAATGCCCATGACTTGTGCAATGGGCATGCAAACTCAG
The DNA window shown above is from Solanum stenotomum isolate F172 chromosome 6, ASM1918654v1, whole genome shotgun sequence and carries:
- the LOC125866779 gene encoding probable polyamine oxidase 5, giving the protein MVTKKPKVVIIGAGMAGLTAANKLYTSAGSKEFIELCVVEGGNRIGGRIITSEFVGSRIEMGATWIHGIGGSPVYKIAQEINSLHSEKPWECMDEFLDDPLTIAEGGYHLNSSLVDPICNLFKNLMDFAQGKPNVQFPQSNIGNLSIGSFLRKGLDAYWGSIKEQEETLGFDNCTRKSLEEGIFAMLENTQRTYTSAGDLETLDFNAESEYRMFPGKEITIAKGYSTIVESLASVLPAGMIQLGRKVTKIEWQPDDGENCDVTKPVKIHFCDGSIMYADHVIVTVSLGVLKQGIGDNTGMFSPPLPRFKTEAISRLGFGVVNKLFLQLSPNRDEAMKFPNLQMVFHQSDSKLRHPRIPWWMRRTASLCPIYGTSNVLLSWFAGKEALELESLSDEEIIDGFSTMISNLLENSKNNAHDLCNGHANSAIKFDKVLKTQWGTDPLFLGSYSYVAVGSSGDDLDSMAEPLPKRSNHSFNSPPLQILFAGEATHRTHYSTTHGAYFSGLREANRLLQHYHYIDI